Below is a window of Stigmatopora nigra isolate UIUO_SnigA chromosome 3, RoL_Snig_1.1, whole genome shotgun sequence DNA.
TTTGTTCATTAACATCTACATGTAGTAGTCCCCTTGTGGCATTCTgactttaaaaacattaaaacaatagATAAAATAGCCTAGATCAGATTGAGATCTATTATTTTGCAGCCCCACTAAAAGTAAAACATGATTAAATCCAGCCTTCCTTCAGAATAGCATACATATTCCACCATTAGCTGCCTCgtatatgatttatttattgatccTATAGGAACTCAATTTGCATGACAACCATGCTGTAGTAATTAATATACTGTAGGAAGGAGTAGTTGCTATCCGTTGCCAGTCTCACCTTCTCCTGGCCCCACATGCTATACGTTTTAAGAGGTTCTCTAATGTTTCATCAGTGAAAGCACCGCATAAATAGTAGTCATTTTTATAGCCAAACTGATTTCCTGTCATTTTAATGGTGATTATATCCACAGTTCCCTCTTTCGGCACCCAGAGAGAAGACTAAGATTGTGCTGGCAAATCCCCATTTTTctttactgcaaaactgaatgAAAACCCCAATGAATCAGTTTTATGATTACCAGCATTTCCACCAAATATCCCTCACTTCAAATCAGGGTGCATTTCGAAGATTTCAGTCTGTCTTTTAACTAAGATTGGTTGAGTAGCAGGAATTGATGTTTCAAACTTCCACTTTTTAATGGGCTTCAACCAAGTAAGGTCGGTTTTGAATATTTAGGCATACTCAAGGGGAAAACCATGAGGTATTGTAAAATGTAATGGCAAAACAAGAGCTTTAAAGACCAATATATTTTGCGGGGATGCCACCTGTGGCAATTGCTAACTTTACCGTAATCGGTTTGGGAAAGCAGTCAGTGGACGCAGTTCTATATCGCTTAAAGACTACAACcacaatactgtaaaataatacaaaaactcTCCATTATTATATCTATGGAGGGTTGATAAAGCTCTTGGGTTGTATTTACAGTACGCATTTTGCCTGTGTAGATTTAACACATGGTCGGTCACACAACATGGTTTTGCCATTGAATGTATTCTAAATACACTAACACTCGCATATTTATTGTGGGTGCAATATTAGTGGTGTTAGTAAGGATAATTCaataatacagtatttttccGCCTACACTTGCAGGGCATAGATTTTCTGGCTTTTGACTATTCAGTGAAATGGGAAAGAGTCTCAAAACAGGTCTTGAATCCACTTCTGCATTTTGAACAGTGAAATCCCAAGTAAATTTTTGCATATGTTGCCACTATTAGCTTGCATAGTTCACGTTATCCTTATGATTTGCCTATGTTCTCGGTATTCCTACAAAAGCGAGAGAAGCTGCACATGCAGACATGTATAGTCATGccaaagaaaataaagacataAACTACACCAAGCAATAGAATAGATGGAAACTGGTAAACTACTGAGAAGCAGCAGGTTATTTCTTGCACTCTTTGGCGTAGCGCTCACGACGGGCCAGACGGCGTTTCAGTTCCTCAGGCATACACTCATAGCAACGCTTACAAACTGGCTTAAGATCTATTTCAACAAACTTATCTCTGTGTTACAAAGGCGCACACCCCACAGGATGCATGTAGAGAAGAACGagagaaaaagaacaaagaaaagGGAGCAAGGTGAGGAGACAACATTGGTGGAGAGCAGAATAGTACTCGGATGAGTTAGTAGCCTGCTAGTTAAATTAGTCAGTTTGCTTACTTGAGGGTGAGCTTTGCGTTACAAGTGGAGCATGAGAAACAGCTGACACACCAGGCCTTGTTGAGAGCGGATACAACTGTGGGGAAGGAGAAGTACATGAGCAACCAGTTTGAAAAGGCCTCTAAAGATTCAACTAAGCATGAGTTgtatatttatcatttataCTTTTGTTGCCAGACCAATctgataaaatattttgtcaaataaataCCATCGATGTTGGAGATGGATCATAGTGACACACACTGGGTCAAATATTACAGAACAGGTGTACATATACTGTATGGAATATTTACACatgttttttagcaaatataTTTAGATTACAGTCACTTGAATTACCTAATTCAAGATCTAACAtcatttttgcaagattttACATCTACACATACCATCGCCCTCAATCACGCGATTGCAGTGGTAGCAGACGTCACCAAACAGCTTTAaagtaaaagagaaaaataaaaattatattagAGCCAAGTGGCCACACAGGCAATTCAAATTAGTGaaggaataaaaacattttagactgATCATTTCTTCATACCTGGTTATAATGTGTTTCACAATAAGCCAAGCCTTTCCTCTCATAGTGACGATGGCCAAGGAATGGCTTCTCACACTTGGCACATACAAAATGCTGcaagtacaacaaaaaaaaggaggtgACCTACAGAATCTCCAAAAATGAGCCAAGTTTAAACTAAACTGGAAAGACAAattatacacatttaaaactgGAAGCGTTGGCCTTGCTAACACACCTCAACATGCCACTGCTTGCCCATGGCATTGACAACACGCCCCTCGATGGGTCTCCTACACGCACCACAGATAGGCACGCCCATCTTGTCATGGCAGGGCAAACAGAAAAGCTCGCCTTTCAGTTCCCTGGCTTCGGCTGTGAGTTCCTTCCTGTGGCCATTGGAGTAAAGTCGTCAATATGTACCCTATATACTGTCGAGACACGCTGACAGATAGCCTTAAATGAAAGTACTCACCCACAATTGTTGCAGTTGAAGTGGTCTGGGTGGTAAGGATCATTCTTAAAGATAAGCGGGTGCTCTTCAATGATGGCATGGCATTTCTGGCAGATGTATTTGCCCAGGCCACGGGCCTTCTCCCGGTTATGGCAGGGGCGACACAAGTGCCTGAAATATGAAGACCATTTAGTGTTTGTCGAGGCAGAACACATTAGGAGAAATAATGATATGTTTTGACTGCGGCCAccatatttatttgttaataTTCTTCTGGTTCACCTGTTATATAAAACCTCTTGTTATGGCGActgtcaaaatgtgttttttatgatGGGACACACCTGCCAGCATTTTTGACAAAGCCTACATCAGCCAGCACAGCCTGGCAGATGTCACAGCAGAAGCAGTCAGGATGCCAACTGTTGTTCATGGCCTTAATAACGCGGCCAATGATGaattcacctaaaaaaaaaagatcccaaAGTGGAAGATACACTTTAGACAAAAATTCTATCCCATTTTTGCAGCAGAGCATTTCTTTCGATTACGTTTTCTGCTGTATTTTATTAAGGGAACTGAATTGACTGATTTAAACAAGAATAGAGAAAACTTTAAGCcagacatgtccaaagtccggcccgcgggccaattaaggcccgtggacaaatttttaccggcccgtggcctctatcatgaaatcaataatacacggcccgccagcactgttgaccacagtataaaatacatgagttcattattttttttgtgatggtcaaaatcacagtttgaatatgcagtgatcattgttttgttttcagcactgttcctacagtgagcatataatagtgaataatatgtgatgtttcacatgaacttagatatccttgatagttttcttaattttttgtggtttgtgatttcggtaaaaacctaaatgtaaaaaaaaaaagtaaaagtaaaagtatgccatttgtaattaaaaaaaatcccaaaaggttaatttgtatttaatgtta
It encodes the following:
- the LOC144194536 gene encoding LIM and senescent cell antigen-like-containing domain protein 1 isoform X1 — encoded protein: MLGVIGMTGSIANALASAACERCKSGFAPTEKIVNSNGELYHEQCFVCAQCFQQFPDGLFYEFEGRKYCEHDFQMLFAPCCRQCGEFIIGRVIKAMNNSWHPDCFCCDICQAVLADVGFVKNAGRHLCRPCHNREKARGLGKYICQKCHAIIEEHPLIFKNDPYHPDHFNCNNCGKELTAEARELKGELFCLPCHDKMGVPICGACRRPIEGRVVNAMGKQWHVEHFVCAKCEKPFLGHRHYERKGLAYCETHYNQLFGDVCYHCNRVIEGDVVSALNKAWCVSCFSCSTCNAKLTLKDKFVEIDLKPVCKRCYECMPEELKRRLARRERYAKECKK
- the LOC144194536 gene encoding LIM and senescent cell antigen-like-containing domain protein 1 isoform X2 encodes the protein MLGVIGMTGSIANALASAACERCKSGFAPTEKIVNSNGELYHEQCFVCAQCFQQFPDGLFYEFEGRKYCEHDFQMLFAPCCRQCGEFIIGRVIKAMNNSWHPDCFCCDICQAVLADVGFVKNAGRHLCRPCHNREKARGLGKYICQKCHAIIEEHPLIFKNDPYHPDHFNCNNCGKELTAEARELKGELFCLPCHDKMGVPICGACRRPIEGRVVNAMGKQWHVEHFVCAKCEKPFLGHRHYERKGLAYCETHYNQLFGDVCYHCNRVIEGDVVSALNKAWCVSCFSCSTCNAKLTLKNKFVEFDMKPVCKKCYEKFPLELKKRLKKLAESLGRK